A DNA window from Xyrauchen texanus isolate HMW12.3.18 chromosome 6, RBS_HiC_50CHRs, whole genome shotgun sequence contains the following coding sequences:
- the LOC127644849 gene encoding gastrula zinc finger protein XlCGF8.2DB-like: protein MDEENLPIDVVKVKVKEESEELNEEEEEHQYHEPHDFIDGENCFSCSQKTGPKTLFICSECGKSLTQKAHLQDHMRIHTGERPFKCPQCGKSFRQKSNFRDHMKIHTGEKPYSCPQCGKCFVQKGQLINHMRIHSGEKPFTCSQCGKGFTQKGQLKNHSRIHSGERPYICPQCGKSFTCKGSLKDHLRVHTGEKAFTCPQCGKSFTRNDILKNHLRIHSGEKPFTCLQCDKSFSKATNLRVHLKCHSEVRPFNCDQCAKQFISAFQLRRHVKIHVNKKPYSCSFCGKSFSLIEYLKKHQKMHNGVKAHVCSECGKTFSTTSFLKEHQRIHSGEKPFNCAHCGSSFTHSSSLKRHERTHTGEKPYHCPRCGKSFIASDSLQKHRKKCCQKLSQ, encoded by the exons ATGGATGAAGAAAACTTGCCTATCG ATGTGGTGAaggtgaaagtgaaagaggaaagtgaagaactgaatgaagaggaggaggaacaTCAGTATCACGAACCTCATGATTTCATCgatggagaaaactgctttagttGCTCACAGAAAACAGGACCTAAAACGCTTTTCATCTGCTCTGAGTGTGGAAAGAGTCTGACACAAAAAGCACACCttcaggatcacatgagaattcacacggGAGAGAGACCTTTCAAatgtcctcagtgtggaaagagtttcagacaAAAATCAAACTTCAGGGATCACATGAaaattcacaccggagagaaacCGTACTCTTGCCCTCAGTGCGGAAAGTGTTTCGTCCAAAAAGGGCAGCTTATTAATCACATGAGGATTCACtccggagagaagcctttcacgtgCTCTCAGTGCGGGAAGGGTTTCACGCAAAAAGGACAGCTCAAGAATCACTCAAGAATTCATTCTGGAGAGAGGCCTTACATTTGCCcgcagtgtggaaagagtttcacatgcAAAGGAAGTCTGAAGGATCACTTAAGAGTTCACACCGGAGAGAAGGCTTTCACATGCCCGCAGTGTGGAAAGAGCTTCACACGGAATGATATCCTCAAGAATCATTTGAGAATTCATTCTGGGGAGAAGCCTTTCACGTGCCTTCAGTGCGACAAGAGTTTCTCGAAAGCAACGAACCTCAGAGTTCATTTGAAGTGTCACTCTGAAGTAAGGCCATTTAACTGCGACCAGTGTGCAAAACaatttatttcagcatttcaaCTGAGAAGACACGTGAAAATTCATGTCAATAAGAAACCTTACTCGTGCTCTTTTTGTGGGAAGAGTTTTTCCCTGATTGAATATTTGAAAAAGCACCAAAAAATGCATAATGGTGTGAAAGCTCACGTGTGCTCGGAGTGTGGAAAAACCTTTTCTACCACCAGCTTTTTGAAAGAGCACCAAAGAATCCATTCTGGCGAAAAACCTTTCAATTGTGCACATTGCGGAAGCAGTTTTACTCATTCAAGTTCCTTGAAAAGACATGAGAGAacgcatactggagagaagccgtacCACTGCCCTcgatgtggaaagagtttcattgcATCAGATTCCCTACAGAAACATAGGAAAAAATGTTGCCAAAAATTGTCACAGTGA